A segment of the Corylus avellana chromosome ca2, CavTom2PMs-1.0 genome:
ATCCTTGGGTACATAGAAGAAGAAGCCTAGGAAGGTAAATTGTTTTTATAACCATATAACCATATATGTACATGCTTTGAGTTCATCATGAAAAATTTTCTTCTAGGTACCAAAAAAAGTtttgtaataaattaatatagAAAAACTCGACAACTCGAAAATGTTTGTAATAAAAGGAGTCCAGAAAATCTAAAAAAGGAAACTTGTAAAGAGCAATTAGCAGCTGCCTCCACCAGCATAAGTTCAAGGACTGAGGCTACTATGCAAGAAATATTTTTCACCATGTTCACGTTAATGCCTCTATTTAGTTATACCAAGACGGCTCTTCTTCAGAACATAGAGATCAAAAGGCATCTTTAACTAAATTATTGTCTTAAGCAGTATTCAATGCAACATTTTTACACTCCTACAGATTGAACCCAACTGATCATCTCTTGATAACAAAGTCATTTAGGTTAAAAATGTCACATAGAGTCAATCATTTCTTCACTAAAGCAAGAAAGTTACAAGCAGTCTTTTTCACCAAAACTTAGTTGGATGGGCTCTGAAAGAACCAATTGGTGCATGACCACATCTTCATCAATTTGAGGGTGATTTCACATGTGTAACTAAAGAAGCATGAGACAAAGATTCCGGGACAAGCAATTACCATTTTAGTTATGATGAATAAATCTTTTACTCAATAATTGAAAAACGCAATGTTCTATTCCCTATTGAATCTCCCTACACATCTCATGCTTGTAGATGCTGACAGGCGCTCAGCCTATTTAACATAGGGTTCCCACTTCCTGCTGCCCGGATTCAGGACGCACAACTGGCTACATATATGGCTAGAGTATATAAACACACAACATAGAGCATATGCTGAGAGACATAATGATGTTCACTGGCTACTAACAATAGAAATATTAAAAGAGAGAtgaagacaaaagaaaaaggacactGACAAAGATATTTTTTCTAGAATTTACCGGATAAACCCCAACTGCAGAAGACGGTCTCATGTTGATGATATTTAGCACCTCAGCCTTCGCAAGGTCAAACTTTTTACATCTCTCTGAGAATTCTTTGATATTCTCTTTGGTTTGATTACAAGCAGCAGTTTTAACCAAATAATCATATACCTATAGCACCCAGAAAGACAAATAATCTTCAATTTATTCaacaaaaacgaaaacaaataaACTTGGGTGGTGGTACTGGTATAGAAGAGAAAAATCCCACCTTGTACTCAGATGGTACAACATTAGCAAGAACTCGAGTTGAATCCTTTGCAGCCCCTTTAGACCGTAGAAAGTCAAGAACTTCAAAATTGGTAAGTGTACCGGCATTTGCTGCTAAACTGCAAAAACGTTTAGAAATATTTATATCCATACAAAcccaaataagaaaaacaaaaggcgTGAGAATTTATAATCCATAAGGGCTCAAACCCATTTAAGAAATAGGAGCCCAACTACCAAAAGCAAAAGCAGGATAACATAGTAAAAGGGAAAGCACATACATCTTCATCACCAGGAAATCAAAGACCGAAATTTGATAAACAGTAATGAATGGTAGTGCTTCAATACACCTACTTCACAATAAGAAAAAGAGTAcgttaagttttaaaataaaatcagagaatAAGAGAGCAGCCAACCGagaattcaaatataaaatcctGTTTTGCAAGACCTCAATTCCAAAAGTACGAGGAAGCAATAAAACCCAAGAATGCACCATCTTTACATTTAACTCAGAGCTCAACAAAAACACATGCATACAGCATCACAAATGATCAAATAATTGGTCTCATTCTCTCTTTCAGAATAATGCATATCCAGAAAACACATAAATCCTTTTAGTTTTCCAACTCGTACCAGTCTATAGGAAGCCAGATACTCAAAACAAGgccaaaaactcttttcttttttttaaaaaaaataataataataaacaaataaataaaaaataaaagcaacaCATCAATTTCCATTAAATTTCGATTATCCCTCACAGAAAACAGATACCCAATAACCATGAGTCCATGATAGGCAGATTAACAATACAATTACGGAAAAATAAAGCACTTTTATCATAAGCAGTAACAATAAGCATCAAAATCACAGCAGCTAAAGCACAGAGCTGACTATACAATAACAACCAAAAGTTTGAATCTCAGTCACTCATTGTAAGGATTTTCAACCCACGATATAATAAAAAACTTCGCTGAACTGATGCCAATACAATGATTTTGACTCGCTCAAGACGACTCTGTTATCcttcaaacaccaaaacagtaaacacccaaaaaaacaaaattcaaactttcatgttctttttcttttctctgtgTTTTCTCGGGAACCCAACAGAGAATTAGACGGCAAACAGAGAACAAAACACAGTAGAAAGTATGCTTTACCAATGAGATATAACGCTCTCCAAACGCAGCTATATTGTTCGCTAAAATCGCTAAGGGATATATAAAACTATAGAAATATAGAGAGagctttagagagagagaggctgagGTTTTGGGAGAGGGTTATGCGGAGAAGCAAAGGAAGTGGCTGTGGCTGAGAGCCTGAGAGGCGGCGAAATTTCGCCCTTTCTgggggagagagggagagagagacagcTTAGGAATTTTCGGAGAGACCCAATTCTATATGGGCTTGGGCcttcattttaagttttttctttttcttttctatttttgttgatttttttttttaaaaaaaaaaaaaatttgttaagaTACATGCcaatccattaatttttttttacgtaATACAGTTGAAAGAATTAATCCCATTTTTATCGATAACATAGGTATTGTCTCTAATACAAATTGaaacttaagtgaaaaaaaaatgaagtcgTTAAAACTTAAGTActaataaggtatttaaccatttttatttttgttgtttatattCTTTCTCTTAGACGGTAGCAATGACTTCAATCGACATGAACGCTCCATTGCAAAAAGCTCCTCCCACAACCACGGCCAGGGGTAAGATTCTTTGTTTAACCCCGGTGGATCGGTGGTAGTTTAGGGTGATGTGAAATACATGAAGTTGTTAATAAATGACATATCAACTCTACCCGATATGATTCATTTcatggaaaaaattaaaattagtacATCTAAAGATGCATATAAAGTTAATTTTGATACgtctttcaaaaaatttaaataatataaaattatgtataCTGTTAAATACTCTAACTTTAAATCATAACCGTGAAATGAATACTTACTAAAAACGATCATTGTCCGACATCTTGGCATTGACTATTGAAGTGGTACATCAATAGTTTGGGTTAATTTTAAACAAGAATTAGGATTTAGAAGTTATATGTCAATTTCATCTACAAGGAGTAAGCCATTATTGGCATTCTCTATTTGCGCAACTGATTTTGCATGTATTCTTAAATATACAGAAGAGGCGATCATCATTCCTACACCCAATCATTTGCACCTCTCCCACAAAATATAGAACAGTAAAATAACCAGAAtcaaggctttgtttggtaaacaacaaTGGCTTTACAATGCACTGTTCATGATTggtgaggaaaaaaatgagtgtaataattagtatagaaaagtgaaaaagttgtattgaaatgtaaaaaaaaattgttttgtaatgatttttttatttaaatagtagtaaaaagtgaatgatgtgatataaaaagtgagaatgttttagtgttaatttttttgaaaaatgagatgaataatgTGGGAGATTGTGatgtttaacaaacaacaccCAATTTATCCTAAATCATCGACGTAAAAGGCACACTAATTACTCCCTTGGGTAACTCTCTATGATtcaatataaaaagtgaaaatgttttgatgttaatttttttgaaaaatgaaatgaataatgtgggggaatgtgatgttgtttaacaaacaacaccCAATTTACCCTAAATCATCGACATAAAAGGCACACTAATTACTTCCTTAGCTAACCCTCCATGATTCAATACAACTCATACAAAACAAGCATTATTAATCACTTTGTCTCAGTAGAACCCCTCCACTTCAACTATTTAGATTTAAGACCCCATTGTGGTTTCAATTTTGAGCTGAAGAATCTGGATATACAGTAAAttcagagaaaacaaaaatagtaaaattgattttatttcttctcttcaaaATACGAAACCCCAACCATCAAAATGTGATTTGGGCAAAACGACATAGCATCACCAAAGCAAAATACAATAAAGTCTCAGAAATCAGAGCACCGGCCGTTTTTCTCCCAGTCGCCGAACCGGGTGGGCTCCGGACCACGGGGCCCACCGACCTCGCCAGTCATTTTATTCACAAAATTGCCACTGTCGTCGTAGTCGTCGTTGTCGCCGTCTTCTTCCTGGCTTTCGTTTGGGAGATCTTTTTCCGTAGTCTCTGCTTGTGGCTTGTTAGGGTTTTCTTCGAGCGGATGGGGCTGCTGAGTCGCGGAGCAGATGAGTCGGCTCACTGGGTTCGACAGGGAGCGAGTGAGCGGATCGGATCTGGTGTGGGAGAAGTTCAGCTTGAGAGCGCTCGATGAGAAAAAACGGCACAGATTGCTCGCCATTGTTCTTTTGCTTGCACaacgaaagaaagaaggaaatgaaAGCCTCCAAAAGAAAGATCGACAACAGCtcagcgagagagagagagagagagctcaacAGTGAATCTGTCCACAAGTGAACGGTGTCGTTTAAAGCAACGTGGACTAAGGTACCTCTAGCATAATAAACCGCGTCGTCTAGCATAATAAACCAGGGTTTTGTTTGTGCCTTATATAATAATAGATTAACACGTCATCATGGTTCAAAATTTCTTAACATTTATGAACGATATCATTGTGAAGGACTCGTCGTTTATCGCTTCGTCGTCGAATCCAAATTGCAAACCACACCACGTCAATCAAAGCTTTAACCATGGAAGCTTCTAGAACCACCGCGAAGGCCTCGTCCTTGAGATGGCAAATCCTCCGCCAAGCCCTTCTTAGTCGTCCTCCTCCGCTAATCCCCGGTACTTCCTTTATATCCAATTTTATCACTAATCAATCATACAATTTTCTCAATGTGATTAAACATCGATTTGCccgcagaagaaaaagaagaagaagagcaatcTGAAACGAGCATTAAGCGCATTTCAAGGAAGGCATCGCAGGGGTTCAACTTGATTCCCTGCCACGTAGTGGACGACGATGCCGTTTTAGCTTCGGGATCTTTGATGCGCCGCGGTCACGCTAGAGAGGCTCGCATGTGCTACACGTTGCCCGTCGACGGAGCTCCCAGGATTTTCCTCACGTGAGTGCTTAATTTCACATTTTTCCTCATTCATTTTTGTGCtgtttgtgattttaatttGTGGGTAATGTGTGAAAGATTAGTTTGAGGTTGATTATGAATCATTCATGCTGATCCCAAACATTAATGGGTTAgttgtattttttgaaaataatggaAAAGGCAGTGTTTGCATGTAATTCATAGTTTTCCTGAAGTGgggttatttttaattataaattagcACTGTATTAATAAAGCTCTTGTTTAGGTAATCATTTTCTCTGGGATAAAGTGCTGCATCTTTATAATTCAATATTAGTTCAGTGTGGTTTTTGGGAACATGAATATTGCATGTTTTGGGTGTGAAATGGTTACTAATATGTAGACTTTATGCAGCCAAAGAGTGGACGAGCGTGCTGACCTTGGTGATTTTGAGACCTGCAATAGATACAATATTGACAACACTGGGCTTGTTTGTAAGTTTCTCTTCGTTCCACATGAGCTTGTTCCTGGACCAGGCTTTGTGCTTGAAGAAGAGTCTTTCCATAAAACctttgcgttttttttttttgttggttta
Coding sequences within it:
- the LOC132170882 gene encoding uncharacterized protein LOC132170882; translation: MKILAANAGTLTNFEVLDFLRSKGAAKDSTRVLANVVPSEYKVYDYLVKTAACNQTKENIKEFSERCKKFDLAKAEVLNIINMRPSSAVGVYPIVEQCADRFEDVEELVELVTTMLPPPPTQPESEGGNTQPESEGEKTQPESEGEKTQADSEGGKPKEGTDE
- the LOC132170626 gene encoding uncharacterized protein LOC132170626, which produces MASNLCRFFSSSALKLNFSHTRSDPLTRSLSNPVSRLICSATQQPHPLEENPNKPQAETTEKDLPNESQEEDGDNDDYDDSGNFVNKMTGEVGGPRGPEPTRFGDWEKNGRCSDF